From Polyodon spathula isolate WHYD16114869_AA chromosome 54, ASM1765450v1, whole genome shotgun sequence, one genomic window encodes:
- the LOC121307215 gene encoding cell adhesion molecule 3-like, whose protein sequence is MTSSTHHTLLLFCSATILVAHGNLVMYGDPFQPVTKDEIVSSGGTVTLTCTVEDNDNSSLQWSNTAQQTLYFGEKRVDAHGNRIQLVKSTPTELSISISDVELLDEGEYTCSIFTMPVRTARATVTVLGVPQKPRISGNTDPVEDGGKLKLTCTTSGSKPPARLRWWKEGQELEGFPSTVESDPDGRSFKVTSDIVLTVTKSDNHATIRCSVDHESMPSAEKFTEEKIEVLFKPSVVIKPMNNLPREGDRFHLDCVGLGNPDPASFSWRKESGELPVLSKKEDNRLVFEALNKSDDGTLAGSSPVVMTTGLRELFRLLLSKICMGDAPIFVSVASTFSTRTDWEGFHFPEGVSQLCLHSPLFLSLSSLSLLLSSFRSSLLSELSPPSLIPPISSTLSPDSLTHSPTSSKAHRDTTGVIEGPDPTAMPASNSIDHAVIGGVVAVIVFIVLCLLIVLGRYLIRHKGTYLTHEAKGSDDAPDADTAIINAEAGQSGAEDKKEYFI, encoded by the exons gagacCCTTTCCAGCCAGTCACTAAAGACGAGATCGTCTCGTCGGGTGGAACGGTCACTCTGACCTGCACGGTGGAGGACAATGACAACTCGTCCCTCCAGTGGTCAAACACTGCGCAGCAGACCCTGTACTTCGGGGAGAAGAGAG TCGACGCCCACGGAAACAGGATCCAGCTGGTGAAGTCGACGCCCACGGAGCTGTCAATCAGCATTTCTGATGTGGAGCTGTTGGACGAGGGAGAATACACCTGCTCCATATTCACCATGCCTGTGAGGACAGCGAGAGCGACTGTCACTGTGCTGG ggGTCCCGCAGAAGCCTCGGATTTCAGGGAACACCGATCCCGTCGAGGATGGGGGGAAGCTCAAACTCACCTGCACCACTTCAGGAAGCAAACCCCCAGCGAGACTGCGCTGGTGGAAAGAGGGACAAGAActggaag GCTTCCCCAGCACGGTGGAGTCGGACCCGGACGGCCGCTCCTTCAAGGTGACCAGCGACATCGTGCTGACCGTCACGAAGTCGGACAACCACGCCACCATCAGATGCTCCGTCGACCACGAGTCAATGCCCTCCGCGGAGAAATTCACCGAAGAGAAGATCGAAGTGCTGT tcaaACCCTCAGTGGTGATCAAGCCCATGAACAATCTACCGAGAGAAGGAGACAGATTCCACCTGGACTGTGTGGGCTTAGGAAATCCAGA TCCCGCATCGTTCTCCTGGAGGAAGGAGAGCGGGGAGCTGCCTGTCCTGTCCAAGAAAGAGGACAACAGACTGGTGTTCGAGGCCCTCAACAAATCTGATGATGGGACGCTGGCAGGTTCTTCTCCTGTTGTCATGACCACAGGACTCCGGGAGTTGTTTAGACTACTACTGTCCAAAATCTGCATGGGGGACGCTCCGATCTTTGTCTCCGTAGCCTCGACCTTCTCTACCCGCACGGAT TGGGAGGGCTTCCATTTCCCAGAAGG AGTCTCTCAGCTCTGTCTAcactctcctctctttctctccctctcctctctctctctccttctctcctcatTCCGCTCATCTTTACTGTCAGagctctctcctccctctctcattccCCCCATCAGCAGCACTCTTTCTCCAGACAGTCTGACACACTCCCCCACTTCCAGCAAGGCACACAGGGACACTACAG GTGTCATCGAGGGGCCAG ACCCGACGGCTATGCCCGCCTCCAACAGTATAGACCACGCTGTGATTGGCGGAGTGGTGGCGGTCATTGTCTTCATCGTCCTGTGTCTGTTGATCGTGTTGGGACGCTACTTGATCAGGCACAAAG GGACGTACCTAACCCACGAAGCGAAAGGCTCCGATGACGCTCCCGACGCCGACACAGCCATCATCAACGCCGAAGCGGGCCAGTCCGGAGCAGAGGATAAGAAAGAATACTTTATATAG